A genomic region of Arvicola amphibius chromosome 7, mArvAmp1.2, whole genome shotgun sequence contains the following coding sequences:
- the Cysrt1 gene encoding cysteine-rich tail protein 1, which produces MDPHEMVVKNPYTHISIPRAHLRSDLGQQLEEVPSSSSSAEIQPLPSGTCAPEPAGLLKTTEAPEPKGVKGIKGTASEQSQQTWQSPCNPYNSGGQRPSGLTYAGLPPVGRGDDIAHHCCCLPCCSCCHCPRFCRCHSCCCVVS; this is translated from the coding sequence ATGGACCCCCATGAGATGGTTGTGAAGAATCCATACACTCACATCAGCATCCCTCGGGCTCACCTGCGTTCTGACCTGGGACAGCAGTTAGAGGAGgttccttcttcatcttcctccgcTGAGATTCAGCCTCTACCCTCAGGAACCTGTGCCCCAGAGCCAGCGGGCCTATTGAAAACAACTGAAGCCCCAGAGCCAAAGGGTGTCAAGGGCATCAAAGGTACAGCTTCTGAGCAGAGCCAACAGACCTGGCAGTCACCCTGCAACCCGTACAACAGCGGTGGGCAGCGTCCATCAGGACTGACTTATGCTGGCCTGCCACCTGTAGGGCGTGGCGATGACATTGCCCACCACTGCTGCTGCTtgccttgctgctcttgctgccaCTGCCCACGATTCTGCCGTTGTCACAGCTGTTGCTGTGTTGTCTCCTAG